In Kogia breviceps isolate mKogBre1 chromosome 7, mKogBre1 haplotype 1, whole genome shotgun sequence, a single window of DNA contains:
- the TRPT1 gene encoding tRNA 2'-phosphotransferase 1 isoform X2 has protein sequence MGADGFVPLGTLLQLPQFCSFSVEDVQRVVDTSGKQRFALRPGDPGAGPLIRANQGHSLKVPELELIPLETPQALPPVLVHGTFWQHWPSILLKGLSCRGRMHIHLAAGLPGDPGVISGMRPNCEVAVFINGPLALADGIPFFLSANGVILTPGNVDGVLPPKYFKEALQLRPTRKPLSLAGNEETECQSDPKHSSRGRRMTQQ, from the exons ATGGGGGCCG ATGGTTTTGTGCCCCTGGGCACCCTCCTGCAGCTGCCCCAGTTCTGCAGCTTCTCAGTTGAAGATGTGCAGCGCGTGGTGGACACCAGTGGGAAGCAGCGGTTCGCCCTGCGGCCAGGGGACCCCGGCGCCGGCCCTCTCATCCGGGCCAATCAGGGTCACTCCCTGAAG GTACCTGAGTTGGAGCTGATTCCCCTGGAGACACCACAGGCCCTGCCCCCAGTGCTCGTCCATGGCACATTCTGGCAGCACTGGCCATCCATCCTGCTCAAGGGCCTATCCTGCCGGGGGAGGATGCACATCCATCTGGCCGCAGGACTGCCTGGGGACCCTGGTGTCATCAGTG GCATGCGGCCAAATTGCGAAGTGGCCGTGTTCATCAACGGGCCCCTGGCCCTGGCAG ATGGAatccccttcttcctctctgctaatggggtGATCCTGACTCCAGGAAACGTTGATGGCGTCCTGCCTCCCAAGTATTTCAAGGAGGCCCTGCAGCTACGCCCTACCC gAAAGCCCCTCTCCTTGGCTGGTAATGAAGAGACAGAGTGTCAGAGTGACCCCAAGCACAGCTCCAGAGGAAGAAGGATGAcccaacaataa
- the TRPT1 gene encoding tRNA 2'-phosphotransferase 1 isoform X1 has product MNTSRGRRQEAAGPKGRRAPRHGEQDRDVQLSKALSYALRHGALKLGLPMGADGFVPLGTLLQLPQFCSFSVEDVQRVVDTSGKQRFALRPGDPGAGPLIRANQGHSLKVPELELIPLETPQALPPVLVHGTFWQHWPSILLKGLSCRGRMHIHLAAGLPGDPGVISGMRPNCEVAVFINGPLALADGIPFFLSANGVILTPGNVDGVLPPKYFKEALQLRPTRKPLSLAGNEETECQSDPKHSSRGRRMTQQ; this is encoded by the exons ATGAACACCTCtagaggaaggaggcaggaagcAGCAGGGCCCAAGGGTAGAAGGGCTCCCAGACACGGGGAACAG GACCGAGATGTACAACTGTCCAAGGCTCTGTCCTATGCCCTGCGCCACGGGGCCCTGAAGCTGGGGCTTCCCATGGGGGCCG ATGGTTTTGTGCCCCTGGGCACCCTCCTGCAGCTGCCCCAGTTCTGCAGCTTCTCAGTTGAAGATGTGCAGCGCGTGGTGGACACCAGTGGGAAGCAGCGGTTCGCCCTGCGGCCAGGGGACCCCGGCGCCGGCCCTCTCATCCGGGCCAATCAGGGTCACTCCCTGAAG GTACCTGAGTTGGAGCTGATTCCCCTGGAGACACCACAGGCCCTGCCCCCAGTGCTCGTCCATGGCACATTCTGGCAGCACTGGCCATCCATCCTGCTCAAGGGCCTATCCTGCCGGGGGAGGATGCACATCCATCTGGCCGCAGGACTGCCTGGGGACCCTGGTGTCATCAGTG GCATGCGGCCAAATTGCGAAGTGGCCGTGTTCATCAACGGGCCCCTGGCCCTGGCAG ATGGAatccccttcttcctctctgctaatggggtGATCCTGACTCCAGGAAACGTTGATGGCGTCCTGCCTCCCAAGTATTTCAAGGAGGCCCTGCAGCTACGCCCTACCC gAAAGCCCCTCTCCTTGGCTGGTAATGAAGAGACAGAGTGTCAGAGTGACCCCAAGCACAGCTCCAGAGGAAGAAGGATGAcccaacaataa
- the NUDT22 gene encoding uridine diphosphate glucose pyrophosphatase NUDT22 isoform X2, with protein MDPEVSLLLQCPPGGLPEEQVRAELSPAYDRRPLPGGDKAITAVWESRLQAQPWLFDAPKFRLHSATLVPTGSPGPQLHLCLGLTSYRDFLGTNWASSAAWLRQQGATDWGDKQAYLADPLGVGAALATADDFLVFLRRSGQVAEAPGLVDVPGGHPEPQALCPGDRPLHINLPGELVVHELFSSVLQEICDEVNLPLLTLSQPLLLGIACNETSAGRASAEFYVQCSLTSEQVRKHYTSGGPEAHESTGIIFVETQV; from the exons ATGGACCCTGAGGTGTCCCTGCTGCTGCAATGCCCCCCGGGGGGGCTGCCTGAGGAGCAGGTACGGGCTGAGCTGAGCCCTGCCTACGACCGTCGCCCACTGCCAGGAGGGGACAAGGCCATCACCGCAGTCTGGGAGAGCCGGCTTCAGGCCCAGCCCTGGCTCTTTGACGCCCCCAAGTTCCGCCTGCACTCTGCCACCCTGGTGCCCACTGGCTCGCCAGGGCCACAGCTGCACCTGTGCCTGGGCCTTACTTCCTATCGAGACTTCCTGGGCACCAACTGGGCCAGCTCAGCTGCCTGGCTGCGACAGCAGGGGGCCACCGACTGGGGTGACAAGCAAGCCTACCTGGCGGACCCCTTAGGGGTGGGCGCTGCACTGGCCACTGCTGACGACTTCCTTGTCTTCCTACGCCGCTCTGGGCAGGTGGCTGAGGCACCTGGGCTAGTGGACGTGCCCGGTGGGCACCCTGAGCCTCAG GCTCTGTGCCCAGGTGACAGACCCCTGCACATCAACCTCCCTGGGGAGCTAGTGGTGCATGAGCTCTTCTCCAGTGTCCTTCAGGAGATCTGTGATGAG GTGAACCTGCCGCTGCTCACCCTGAGCCAGCCGCTACTGTTGGGCATTGCCTGCAATGAGACCAGTGCCGGCCGTGCCAGTGCTGAGTTCTACGTCCA GTGCAGCCTGACTTCTGAGCAGGTGAGGAAGCACTACACGAGTGGGGGACCTGAGGCCCACGAATCCACAGGAATCATCTTTgtggagacacaggtttga
- the NUDT22 gene encoding uridine diphosphate glucose pyrophosphatase NUDT22 isoform X1: protein MDPEVSLLLQCPPGGLPEEQVRAELSPAYDRRPLPGGDKAITAVWESRLQAQPWLFDAPKFRLHSATLVPTGSPGPQLHLCLGLTSYRDFLGTNWASSAAWLRQQGATDWGDKQAYLADPLGVGAALATADDFLVFLRRSGQVAEAPGLVDVPGGHPEPQALCPGDRPLHINLPGELVVHELFSSVLQEICDEVNLPLLTLSQPLLLGIACNETSAGRASAEFYVQCSLTSEQVRKHYTSGGPEAHESTGIIFVETQSVRRLQETEMWAELCPSAKGAIFLYNEVQESST, encoded by the exons ATGGACCCTGAGGTGTCCCTGCTGCTGCAATGCCCCCCGGGGGGGCTGCCTGAGGAGCAGGTACGGGCTGAGCTGAGCCCTGCCTACGACCGTCGCCCACTGCCAGGAGGGGACAAGGCCATCACCGCAGTCTGGGAGAGCCGGCTTCAGGCCCAGCCCTGGCTCTTTGACGCCCCCAAGTTCCGCCTGCACTCTGCCACCCTGGTGCCCACTGGCTCGCCAGGGCCACAGCTGCACCTGTGCCTGGGCCTTACTTCCTATCGAGACTTCCTGGGCACCAACTGGGCCAGCTCAGCTGCCTGGCTGCGACAGCAGGGGGCCACCGACTGGGGTGACAAGCAAGCCTACCTGGCGGACCCCTTAGGGGTGGGCGCTGCACTGGCCACTGCTGACGACTTCCTTGTCTTCCTACGCCGCTCTGGGCAGGTGGCTGAGGCACCTGGGCTAGTGGACGTGCCCGGTGGGCACCCTGAGCCTCAG GCTCTGTGCCCAGGTGACAGACCCCTGCACATCAACCTCCCTGGGGAGCTAGTGGTGCATGAGCTCTTCTCCAGTGTCCTTCAGGAGATCTGTGATGAG GTGAACCTGCCGCTGCTCACCCTGAGCCAGCCGCTACTGTTGGGCATTGCCTGCAATGAGACCAGTGCCGGCCGTGCCAGTGCTGAGTTCTACGTCCA GTGCAGCCTGACTTCTGAGCAGGTGAGGAAGCACTACACGAGTGGGGGACCTGAGGCCCACGAATCCACAGGAATCATCTTTgtggagacacag AGTGTGAGGAGGTTGCAGGAGACTGAAATGTGGGCCGAGCTCTGCCCCTCAGCCAAAGGCGCCATCTTCCTCTACAACGAAGTCCAGGAAAGTTCCACCTAA
- the DNAJC4 gene encoding dnaJ homolog subfamily C member 4 isoform X2 — protein MLPLRLRRLWPHNPHTRFFAAAARQRSGPSNYYELLGVHPGASAEEVKRAFFSKSKELHPDRDPRNPALHSRFVELSEAYQVLSREQSRRSYDHQLRSAASPKCPGTTAHPRSAHQAHSSWAPPNAEYWAQFHEVRPQGPESRQQQHKHNRRVLGYCLLIMLGGMGLHYVAFRKLEQMHRSFMDEKDRIITAIYNDTRARARANRARPQEEQRQGQQLQPPPGPPQGPGIVPPSPSP, from the exons ATGCTGCCCCTGCGCCTGCGCCGGCTGTGGCCCCACAACCCTCACACTCGGTTCTTCGCAGCGGCCGCCCGGCAGCG GTCTGGCCCCAGTAACTACTATGAACTGTTGGGGGTGCATCCTGGTGCCAGCGCTGAAGAAGTTAAACGAGCTTTCTTCTCCAAGTCCAAAGAG ctgcACCCTGACCGGGACCCCAGGAACCCAGCCCTGCACAGCCGCTTTGTGGAACTGAGTGAAGCGTACCAAGTGCTGAGCCGTGAGCAGAGCCGCCGCAGCTATGACCACCAGCTCCGCTCGGCAGCTTCCCCAAAGTGTCCGGGAACCACAGCCCATCCCAGGTCTGCTCATCAGGCACACAG CTCCTGGGCACCCCCCAATGCAGAATACTGGGCCCAGTTTCATGAAGTGAGGCCTCAGGGACCAGAGTCAAGGCAGCAGCAGCACAAGCACAACCGGCGGGTGCTGGGGTACTGCCTCCTGATCATGCTGGGAGGCATGGGCCTGCACTATGTTGCCTTCAG GAAGCTGGAGCAGATGCATCGTAGCTTCATGGATGAAAAGGATCGGATCATCACAGCCATCTACAATGACACTCGGGCCCGGGCCAG GGCCAACAGAGCCAGGCCCCAGGAGGAGCAACGGCAGGGGCAGCAGCTGCAGCCACCACCGGGACCTCCTCAAGGCCCCGGTATCgtgccccccagccccagcccctga
- the DNAJC4 gene encoding dnaJ homolog subfamily C member 4 isoform X1, whose translation MLPLRLRRLWPHNPHTRFFAAAARQRSGPSNYYELLGVHPGASAEEVKRAFFSKSKELHPDRDPRNPALHSRFVELSEAYQVLSREQSRRSYDHQLRSAASPKCPGTTAHPRSAHQAHSSSWAPPNAEYWAQFHEVRPQGPESRQQQHKHNRRVLGYCLLIMLGGMGLHYVAFRKLEQMHRSFMDEKDRIITAIYNDTRARARANRARPQEEQRQGQQLQPPPGPPQGPGIVPPSPSP comes from the exons ATGCTGCCCCTGCGCCTGCGCCGGCTGTGGCCCCACAACCCTCACACTCGGTTCTTCGCAGCGGCCGCCCGGCAGCG GTCTGGCCCCAGTAACTACTATGAACTGTTGGGGGTGCATCCTGGTGCCAGCGCTGAAGAAGTTAAACGAGCTTTCTTCTCCAAGTCCAAAGAG ctgcACCCTGACCGGGACCCCAGGAACCCAGCCCTGCACAGCCGCTTTGTGGAACTGAGTGAAGCGTACCAAGTGCTGAGCCGTGAGCAGAGCCGCCGCAGCTATGACCACCAGCTCCGCTCGGCAGCTTCCCCAAAGTGTCCGGGAACCACAGCCCATCCCAGGTCTGCTCATCAGGCACACAG CAGCTCCTGGGCACCCCCCAATGCAGAATACTGGGCCCAGTTTCATGAAGTGAGGCCTCAGGGACCAGAGTCAAGGCAGCAGCAGCACAAGCACAACCGGCGGGTGCTGGGGTACTGCCTCCTGATCATGCTGGGAGGCATGGGCCTGCACTATGTTGCCTTCAG GAAGCTGGAGCAGATGCATCGTAGCTTCATGGATGAAAAGGATCGGATCATCACAGCCATCTACAATGACACTCGGGCCCGGGCCAG GGCCAACAGAGCCAGGCCCCAGGAGGAGCAACGGCAGGGGCAGCAGCTGCAGCCACCACCGGGACCTCCTCAAGGCCCCGGTATCgtgccccccagccccagcccctga
- the DNAJC4 gene encoding dnaJ homolog subfamily C member 4 isoform X8 yields MRFGPLSTGLAPVTTMNCWGCILVPALKKLNELSSPSPKRNPALHSRFVELSEAYQVLSREQSRRSYDHQLRSAASPKCPGTTAHPRSAHQAHSSSWAPPNAEYWAQFHEVRPQGPESRQQQHKHNRRVLGYCLLIMLGGMGLHYVAFRKLEQMHRSFMDEKDRIITAIYNDTRARARANRARPQEEQRQGQQLQPPPGPPQGPGIVPPSPSP; encoded by the exons ATGAG GTTTGGGCCTCTCTCCACAGGTCTGGCCCCAGTAACTACTATGAACTGTTGGGGGTGCATCCTGGTGCCAGCGCTGAAGAAGTTAAACGAGCTTTCTTCTCCAAGTCCAAAGAG GAACCCAGCCCTGCACAGCCGCTTTGTGGAACTGAGTGAAGCGTACCAAGTGCTGAGCCGTGAGCAGAGCCGCCGCAGCTATGACCACCAGCTCCGCTCGGCAGCTTCCCCAAAGTGTCCGGGAACCACAGCCCATCCCAGGTCTGCTCATCAGGCACACAG CAGCTCCTGGGCACCCCCCAATGCAGAATACTGGGCCCAGTTTCATGAAGTGAGGCCTCAGGGACCAGAGTCAAGGCAGCAGCAGCACAAGCACAACCGGCGGGTGCTGGGGTACTGCCTCCTGATCATGCTGGGAGGCATGGGCCTGCACTATGTTGCCTTCAG GAAGCTGGAGCAGATGCATCGTAGCTTCATGGATGAAAAGGATCGGATCATCACAGCCATCTACAATGACACTCGGGCCCGGGCCAG GGCCAACAGAGCCAGGCCCCAGGAGGAGCAACGGCAGGGGCAGCAGCTGCAGCCACCACCGGGACCTCCTCAAGGCCCCGGTATCgtgccccccagccccagcccctga
- the DNAJC4 gene encoding dnaJ homolog subfamily C member 4 isoform X3 — translation MRFGPLSTGLAPVTTMNCWGCILVPALKKLNELSSPSPKRIGHGKGDEGSPAPPQLHPDRDPRNPALHSRFVELSEAYQVLSREQSRRSYDHQLRSAASPKCPGTTAHPRSAHQAHSSSWAPPNAEYWAQFHEVRPQGPESRQQQHKHNRRVLGYCLLIMLGGMGLHYVAFRKLEQMHRSFMDEKDRIITAIYNDTRARARANRARPQEEQRQGQQLQPPPGPPQGPGIVPPSPSP, via the exons ATGAG GTTTGGGCCTCTCTCCACAGGTCTGGCCCCAGTAACTACTATGAACTGTTGGGGGTGCATCCTGGTGCCAGCGCTGAAGAAGTTAAACGAGCTTTCTTCTCCAAGTCCAAAGAG GATAGGTCATGGGAAGGGAGATGAGGGGAgtcctgccccaccccagctgcACCCTGACCGGGACCCCAGGAACCCAGCCCTGCACAGCCGCTTTGTGGAACTGAGTGAAGCGTACCAAGTGCTGAGCCGTGAGCAGAGCCGCCGCAGCTATGACCACCAGCTCCGCTCGGCAGCTTCCCCAAAGTGTCCGGGAACCACAGCCCATCCCAGGTCTGCTCATCAGGCACACAG CAGCTCCTGGGCACCCCCCAATGCAGAATACTGGGCCCAGTTTCATGAAGTGAGGCCTCAGGGACCAGAGTCAAGGCAGCAGCAGCACAAGCACAACCGGCGGGTGCTGGGGTACTGCCTCCTGATCATGCTGGGAGGCATGGGCCTGCACTATGTTGCCTTCAG GAAGCTGGAGCAGATGCATCGTAGCTTCATGGATGAAAAGGATCGGATCATCACAGCCATCTACAATGACACTCGGGCCCGGGCCAG GGCCAACAGAGCCAGGCCCCAGGAGGAGCAACGGCAGGGGCAGCAGCTGCAGCCACCACCGGGACCTCCTCAAGGCCCCGGTATCgtgccccccagccccagcccctga
- the DNAJC4 gene encoding dnaJ homolog subfamily C member 4 isoform X7 has product MRSGPSNYYELLGVHPGASAEEVKRAFFSKSKELHPDRDPRNPALHSRFVELSEAYQVLSREQSRRSYDHQLRSAASPKCPGTTAHPRSAHQAHSSWAPPNAEYWAQFHEVRPQGPESRQQQHKHNRRVLGYCLLIMLGGMGLHYVAFRKLEQMHRSFMDEKDRIITAIYNDTRARARANRARPQEEQRQGQQLQPPPGPPQGPGIVPPSPSP; this is encoded by the exons ATGAG GTCTGGCCCCAGTAACTACTATGAACTGTTGGGGGTGCATCCTGGTGCCAGCGCTGAAGAAGTTAAACGAGCTTTCTTCTCCAAGTCCAAAGAG ctgcACCCTGACCGGGACCCCAGGAACCCAGCCCTGCACAGCCGCTTTGTGGAACTGAGTGAAGCGTACCAAGTGCTGAGCCGTGAGCAGAGCCGCCGCAGCTATGACCACCAGCTCCGCTCGGCAGCTTCCCCAAAGTGTCCGGGAACCACAGCCCATCCCAGGTCTGCTCATCAGGCACACAG CTCCTGGGCACCCCCCAATGCAGAATACTGGGCCCAGTTTCATGAAGTGAGGCCTCAGGGACCAGAGTCAAGGCAGCAGCAGCACAAGCACAACCGGCGGGTGCTGGGGTACTGCCTCCTGATCATGCTGGGAGGCATGGGCCTGCACTATGTTGCCTTCAG GAAGCTGGAGCAGATGCATCGTAGCTTCATGGATGAAAAGGATCGGATCATCACAGCCATCTACAATGACACTCGGGCCCGGGCCAG GGCCAACAGAGCCAGGCCCCAGGAGGAGCAACGGCAGGGGCAGCAGCTGCAGCCACCACCGGGACCTCCTCAAGGCCCCGGTATCgtgccccccagccccagcccctga
- the DNAJC4 gene encoding dnaJ homolog subfamily C member 4 isoform X6, translating to MRSGPSNYYELLGVHPGASAEEVKRAFFSKSKELHPDRDPRNPALHSRFVELSEAYQVLSREQSRRSYDHQLRSAASPKCPGTTAHPRSAHQAHSSSWAPPNAEYWAQFHEVRPQGPESRQQQHKHNRRVLGYCLLIMLGGMGLHYVAFRKLEQMHRSFMDEKDRIITAIYNDTRARARANRARPQEEQRQGQQLQPPPGPPQGPGIVPPSPSP from the exons ATGAG GTCTGGCCCCAGTAACTACTATGAACTGTTGGGGGTGCATCCTGGTGCCAGCGCTGAAGAAGTTAAACGAGCTTTCTTCTCCAAGTCCAAAGAG ctgcACCCTGACCGGGACCCCAGGAACCCAGCCCTGCACAGCCGCTTTGTGGAACTGAGTGAAGCGTACCAAGTGCTGAGCCGTGAGCAGAGCCGCCGCAGCTATGACCACCAGCTCCGCTCGGCAGCTTCCCCAAAGTGTCCGGGAACCACAGCCCATCCCAGGTCTGCTCATCAGGCACACAG CAGCTCCTGGGCACCCCCCAATGCAGAATACTGGGCCCAGTTTCATGAAGTGAGGCCTCAGGGACCAGAGTCAAGGCAGCAGCAGCACAAGCACAACCGGCGGGTGCTGGGGTACTGCCTCCTGATCATGCTGGGAGGCATGGGCCTGCACTATGTTGCCTTCAG GAAGCTGGAGCAGATGCATCGTAGCTTCATGGATGAAAAGGATCGGATCATCACAGCCATCTACAATGACACTCGGGCCCGGGCCAG GGCCAACAGAGCCAGGCCCCAGGAGGAGCAACGGCAGGGGCAGCAGCTGCAGCCACCACCGGGACCTCCTCAAGGCCCCGGTATCgtgccccccagccccagcccctga
- the DNAJC4 gene encoding dnaJ homolog subfamily C member 4 isoform X4: MRFGPLSTGLAPVTTMNCWGCILVPALKKLNELSSPSPKRIGHGKGDEGSPAPPQLHPDRDPRNPALHSRFVELSEAYQVLSREQSRRSYDHQLRSAASPKCPGTTAHPRSAHQAHSSWAPPNAEYWAQFHEVRPQGPESRQQQHKHNRRVLGYCLLIMLGGMGLHYVAFRKLEQMHRSFMDEKDRIITAIYNDTRARARANRARPQEEQRQGQQLQPPPGPPQGPGIVPPSPSP; this comes from the exons ATGAG GTTTGGGCCTCTCTCCACAGGTCTGGCCCCAGTAACTACTATGAACTGTTGGGGGTGCATCCTGGTGCCAGCGCTGAAGAAGTTAAACGAGCTTTCTTCTCCAAGTCCAAAGAG GATAGGTCATGGGAAGGGAGATGAGGGGAgtcctgccccaccccagctgcACCCTGACCGGGACCCCAGGAACCCAGCCCTGCACAGCCGCTTTGTGGAACTGAGTGAAGCGTACCAAGTGCTGAGCCGTGAGCAGAGCCGCCGCAGCTATGACCACCAGCTCCGCTCGGCAGCTTCCCCAAAGTGTCCGGGAACCACAGCCCATCCCAGGTCTGCTCATCAGGCACACAG CTCCTGGGCACCCCCCAATGCAGAATACTGGGCCCAGTTTCATGAAGTGAGGCCTCAGGGACCAGAGTCAAGGCAGCAGCAGCACAAGCACAACCGGCGGGTGCTGGGGTACTGCCTCCTGATCATGCTGGGAGGCATGGGCCTGCACTATGTTGCCTTCAG GAAGCTGGAGCAGATGCATCGTAGCTTCATGGATGAAAAGGATCGGATCATCACAGCCATCTACAATGACACTCGGGCCCGGGCCAG GGCCAACAGAGCCAGGCCCCAGGAGGAGCAACGGCAGGGGCAGCAGCTGCAGCCACCACCGGGACCTCCTCAAGGCCCCGGTATCgtgccccccagccccagcccctga
- the DNAJC4 gene encoding dnaJ homolog subfamily C member 4 isoform X5 yields the protein MNCWGCILVPALKKLNELSSPSPKRIGHGKGDEGSPAPPQLHPDRDPRNPALHSRFVELSEAYQVLSREQSRRSYDHQLRSAASPKCPGTTAHPRSAHQAHSSSWAPPNAEYWAQFHEVRPQGPESRQQQHKHNRRVLGYCLLIMLGGMGLHYVAFRKLEQMHRSFMDEKDRIITAIYNDTRARARANRARPQEEQRQGQQLQPPPGPPQGPGIVPPSPSP from the exons ATGAACTGTTGGGGGTGCATCCTGGTGCCAGCGCTGAAGAAGTTAAACGAGCTTTCTTCTCCAAGTCCAAAGAG GATAGGTCATGGGAAGGGAGATGAGGGGAgtcctgccccaccccagctgcACCCTGACCGGGACCCCAGGAACCCAGCCCTGCACAGCCGCTTTGTGGAACTGAGTGAAGCGTACCAAGTGCTGAGCCGTGAGCAGAGCCGCCGCAGCTATGACCACCAGCTCCGCTCGGCAGCTTCCCCAAAGTGTCCGGGAACCACAGCCCATCCCAGGTCTGCTCATCAGGCACACAG CAGCTCCTGGGCACCCCCCAATGCAGAATACTGGGCCCAGTTTCATGAAGTGAGGCCTCAGGGACCAGAGTCAAGGCAGCAGCAGCACAAGCACAACCGGCGGGTGCTGGGGTACTGCCTCCTGATCATGCTGGGAGGCATGGGCCTGCACTATGTTGCCTTCAG GAAGCTGGAGCAGATGCATCGTAGCTTCATGGATGAAAAGGATCGGATCATCACAGCCATCTACAATGACACTCGGGCCCGGGCCAG GGCCAACAGAGCCAGGCCCCAGGAGGAGCAACGGCAGGGGCAGCAGCTGCAGCCACCACCGGGACCTCCTCAAGGCCCCGGTATCgtgccccccagccccagcccctga